A genome region from Prionailurus viverrinus isolate Anna chromosome A3, UM_Priviv_1.0, whole genome shotgun sequence includes the following:
- the RBBP8NL gene encoding RBBP8 N-terminal-like protein: MESFMESLNRLKDVHENEVRGLQNKLLELNSERCRDAQRVEELCTKNHQLREQQKALKENVRVLENRLRAGLCDRCMVTQELARKKQQEFENSLLQNLQHAVLLTNELNRLQGENKTLKEEIKRLRGPRLKPQYREDASDPPSPLPLPSPGARKAAIEKTSGGHEEAEDDHPEKSTGYRTPPVAKISPSASLPEMRAPDTSPQRIANQLHGTIAVVRPGSQACSADRGSTNGTPALPLTGSSPPSPPNEHSLPLDSFLRAARHPVMTYESLKRSLRADRLCLLNRHLALHLQSPHGGPQVPASAPSGPRPQGLKAGEAEAWEEPTGPLGLPGGPVDMRHPRLEGQQLRAQGRMGSARLRGPAPPGGTPPSPPVSSDSEGPQGEAALCGGGHAQPTGPGSPRGKEATATQDYVPDKPLDLSERGRGRDAPKPPDQPGSLSPPAAHTPSPEPPHGAEPPAQPVPLGLSNGTKGARAPEAEGPPSPADPSQALPGPHPNVPSPSGTGDEARGRPKPPPHPHGPDADGHPELSKAQVQWLESDDLDESDTSDDEVGRSCEVGAKPSTPREGPRCFCTKERGQSLQQKRKRAAGPWCRASKKPPPGRRNPGEPLTAHEGSGSPRDPEDGSPPPSNGSWEET; this comes from the exons ATGGAGAGCTTCATGGAGTCACTGAACAGGCTGAAGGACGTCCATGAGAACGAGGTCCGGG GTCTGCAGAATAAACTCCTGGAGCTGAACTCCGAGAGATGCCG GGACGCCCAGAGGGTGGAAGAGCTCTGCACCAAGAACCATCAGCTCAGGGAGCAGCAGAAGGCGCTGAAGGAGAACGTGCGGGTGCTGGAGAACAG GCTGCGAGCTGGCCTGTGCGACCGCTGCATGGTCACCCAGGAGCTGGCCAGGAAGAAGCAGCAGGAGTTCGAGAACTCGCTCCTCCAGAACCTGCAGCACGCCGTCCTCCTGA CCAACGAGTTGAACCGGCTGCAGGGGGAAAACAAGACGTTGAAGGAGGAGATAAAGCGGCTTCGGGGCCCacg GCTCAAGCCCCAATACAGGGAGGATGCCTCAGACCCCCCCTCACCCCTACCACTCCCCTCCCCGGGCGCTCGGAAGGCCGCCATCGAGAAGACATCGGGAGGCCATGAGGAGGCCGAGGACGACCATCCAG AAAAGTCCACGGGGTACAGGACACCTCCAGTAGCCAAAATCTCCCCAAGCGCCAGCCTGCCCGAGATGCGGGCCCCAGACACG AGCCCCCAGCGGATCGCCAACCAGCTGCACGGGACCATTGCCGTGGTGCGGCCTGGGTCCCAGGCGTGCTCTGCTGACCGGGGCTCCACCAACGGGACACCCGCACTGCCGCTCACCGGGAGCAGCCCCCCCAGCCCACCCAATGAGCACAGCCTCCCCCTGGACAG ctTTCTGCGGGCAGCCCGGCACCCGGTCATGACCTACGAGTCCCTGAAGCGCTCCCTCCGGGCTGACCGCCTCTGCCTCCTGAACCGCCACCTGGCCCTGCACCTTCAGAGCCCCCACGGCGGCCCCCAAGTCCCCGCCTCAGCCCCCAGCGGCCCCCGGCCCCAGGGCCTGAAGGCTGGAgaggcagaggcctgggaggAGCCCACGGGCCCGCTGGGCCTCCCGGGGGGCCCAGTGGACATGCGACACCCTCGGCTGGAGGGACAGCAGCTGCGGGCACAGGGGCGGATGGGCAGTGCCAGGCTGAGGGGCCCGGCCCCGCCGGGGggcaccccaccctccccaccagtCAGCTCTGACTCAGAAGGCCCCCAGGGCGAGGCAGCCCTGTGCGGAGGGGGACACGCACAGCCCACCGGCCCAGGTAGCCCCAGGGGAAAGGAAGCCACAGCCACACAGGACTATGTCCCAGACAAGCCCCTGGACCTCTCGGAGCGCGGCCGGGGCCGGGATGCCCCCAAGCCTCCTGACCAGCCGGGGTCACTCAGCCCCCCAGCTGCCCACACTCCCAGCCCAGAGCCGCCCCACGGAGCGGAGCCGCCTGCCCAGCCTGTACCCTTGGGACTCAGCAATGGCACCAAGGGAGCCAGAGCTCCAGAGGCAGAAGGACCCCCAAGTCCTGCG GATCCCTCCCAAGCTCTTCCAGGGCCCCACCCCAACGTGCCCTCTCCAAGCGGGACGGGAGATGAAGCTAGGGGGAGACCaaaacctcccccccacccacacggGCCCGATGCTGATGGCCACCCAG AGCTCAGCAAGGCCCAAGTGCAGTGGCTGGAGTCGGACGACCTGGACGAGTCAGACACCTCGGACGATGAG GTGGGCCGGAGCTGCGAGGTGGGGGCCAAGCCGAGCACACCGCGGGAGGGGCCCAGGTGTTTCTGCACCAAGGAGCGCGGGCAGAGCCTGCAGCAGAAGAGGAAGCGAGCCGCGGGCCCCTGGTGCAGAG